atttttatttaatattaaactgtaaaattttgtttaactaaaatctaattaattcaaagagggtttttttttaaaacaaagtaaCGGTACCAATTCTCAACAGCTTTGATGGTTTTGTTAGGGATGTATGTAATGTCATACTGAGTTTTATTAGGGATTAAATCTAATAGCCTTGATGTCAGTCCAATCTCATATATGAGATATCAATGTTATAGGGTCATAATTATGTAGATTCGTTTGATGGTTCAACGCAGTCTCCTACTCAGAAtaccttttaatgtttttatggcATCAAACATCACCTTTCAGCATTTGCATTAAATTAGAACTTCTACTTTCAGCATGAGCAGCAACAAATAGCATATTTTGACATATTGACCCCTAGATAGCAACAACAGTTCCAGCTACAATTGAAGACTTGGGTGTACAAGCATTAACACAGGGTCGATTTATTCTGTATGAAAAGGAAAAGAGACACGTCTGATTCAGCTGAATTCTTTCCCTTAGACTCAGCCTCTGAATTCATCCATGAAACTTTTATGGAAATCTGTTAGACGGGTGACGATTGCTGGAATCTTTTCTTCTTGTGGGAGTATTGTGCACCTAAAATGCCAAGTGCCAGGAACCTATGGAACAAATATACAAAAAGGGCATATCAACTGgcattaaaaagtaaaataaaataaattcttgATGAACCAAAGAAATAATGATAATTATCAACTAATAGATACGTCGAGGAGCCTTAAAAGATTTGTTAACTTCTGAAAGCAGAAAACAACTGCAATTTTAAGTGTCCACAAAGCACCTAACCGGATAAAGCCAATGTAATTGCAATAACCAACTCACCTGCCCAAAGCCAGAACCAGGAACAAAAACAATTCCAGTAGCAGCGAGGAGGCGCTGGCAGTAGTATGCATCAGGTGCTTTTTTTGCAGCTTCGGCAGCTTTGATTGCCTTTTCAGGAAGGTCAATTCTGGGAAACAGATACATTGCACCTTCTGCCTTGTTGCATGTTACACCTTCCAATTTGTTGAATGCATCTTCCAGTGTCTGCAATTGGAATAACAACCGTTGTAACAAAAACATATCAAGCTGATATGAATGGATGGAATTGAGGAACGGGTGAAAAGGGACGATGAATAGAAAAAATGCCAACTATTTCATTTGAGTAtgacttaattgaaataattttgttAGTAATATAATTTAGATCAGACTCTGCTACAATGGCTATCAACTTCAAGTTTCCAAAATTTGTTGGTAAAGCACCATGTAAGAATGTGGAATTTTGCTTTCACTTTTGctacaattaaatattaatgccCCTTTGCTCATATAAATTAAACGAATCAAACCTAAGAGAGGCCTAACCTTTGCACGCCTGGCTAAAGATGAGAGGATTCCATCTCTTTCAGCACTGTATGATTCATAGGATTCATCTCCAACCTGCAAGTGTCATTTGCTTTATCATTGGCTACAAATATCACATGCATATACAAGGCATGCATGACATAGTTCAATCAACACGAGCTTTTACATTCCACCCATCTaaacataatatttcatatcCAAGGAAAGCCCTTCCCTAAAGCCCAAATTGTGTACCACACAGCCTCCAAATTACCAACCAACCACGATAAAGTATACCAGTTCAAAGACTTAATGTTATTGGCAGGTatgtgtttcttctataagaaccAATGCTTACAAGCAGCAAGGCAAAGTTCTCAATTCGTCCTACCAATGGCATCTTATATTCTTATATTTATGCCAAACATCCAATGTTATTGGAATAAACACagaaaattgattttaaatggCAAAAGATTGACCTTTGGTGGACTCATGACAAGACTGGCAAGAATTTGACCCGAGATGTTGGAACACAGATTCACAGATGCCACTTTGTATATTTGCTCCCTGACATCAGCTCCAAACCCAGTTACTTCCATATAACCTCCCCTTTTTCCACACTCTCCGTAGTAACCTGGAGGCAGTAAAAAATTGTATATTCATTATGTCAAAAGTCCAAATTTTGCATAAGCTCTCTTACCTTCTATAACTGCGATAATAGAAGTAAGACAAAACAAAATTTTACCTTTGGAGACTGACTGAAAAGATACTAAGGCTATATCCTTCTCACCATAACCCATGGACCGGGAAACCTTCTTAAAAGAATGGAATTTCTTTTCAGGTACATAGACATTTTCCTGATAAACCTGTAAAACCATAGGTGGTTAATATCACCCTTGGGACTCAAACCTAGAAAGAAAAGCCATTGGCAAGAAATGGCAAAGCCAGAATATATGGAAATTGATCTACCTCATCTGCCAGCAGAACAAGACCTTCTTGTTTACAGAACTCCACAATTGCCTTCTGGTTTTCCTCAGCAAGAACCTGCAACCACAATGAGaataaaatcaagtaaaaatgAAACTTAGGACTCTTCTTCatctaaatataattttgaaaaacatGTTATCTGTTACCTGTCCTGTTGGGTTGCCAGGATTGATTACAACCAAGGCCCTAACAGTGATGCCCTTGGACCTAGAAGTCTCAAGTTGTTTCTTTAGCTCAGATACTTCCAAACCCCATCCTGTGGCTTCATCAAGATAGTATGGAACCTGCACAAGCCAAAAGAAAGCTATAAACACAAGAACTTGCCGATCAACAACAAATCTTTGAATAATAAAAGATTCTCTATTTCCAAGTATTGTACAAGTCCTACAAAGAAAGGCAGATAAAAACTAATCCTCAAGAAACATAAAGCAACTTGATTTTGGTCAATTAAAGCTTGGCCAATAACCAGCAAAAAGTACTTCAGTGACAGCTAAATCCAGATAGCTTATAAATACCTAAAATTCTAAACAATACATGGACATATGATATGCATACCAAAGTTCCACCATGCAGAGCAATTGAAGCAGAGTATAGAGGATACTGAGGGATGGGACAGAGAATTCCATCCTTCTCAGATCTTATCAGCAGCTGCATCATCATGTGCACCTGTAGATGAGATAAAATCCATTCCGTTATAcaagttttcatgaaaaactcATCATTCAGCTTTGAGATAGAAACTTACTGCAGGGCTCGCACCATCTGTCAAGAAAATATCATTTGGATCAGCAGGAAAACCATCACGAGCCTCAATTCCAGCAGCAATAGTATCTCGTAATCCCTTGATACCCTGACAGcgaaaaaatggaaaattatgaaTAACATGCAAGCATAAATTGTCAAAGTTCCAAGATGTGAGCAATGATCACAACCTGGCTATGACTGTAGGCACCAGTTGCCCTTCCAGGAATTTGATCAAGAATTTGCCAAGCACGTTCAATGGAGTCAGCACTGCAAAAGGCCACAAGCCAAATTACATGAGGCAAAGGAACAATAGTCAAAGAAAACTTATAGTCTGCCAAAGTAAAGATTCTACAGTTAGCAAAAGAGACCATCGCTTTATATTTTGCCTTTTCACTGGGCTTAATGAATAAGCCAAATTAAGAGTAACTAAAGCCATGGATAagccaaattaaacacccaacacAAACCTGAAATCTTTATCAGGTCAaagaaaacaaatgaaacaataatagaatttaaaagaAACAACCACAAAGCTGATGGCCAATAGTAATTCTCTGTACCTGAATAAACCCTGTGTCTCACTTTTGTCCAAAATGGCTGGATGGTCGCATAATGCAAGAACCTATTGCAGAGATGCCCTAGTTAGAATGGCTTCATTAACATGCAACTTTATTGTAATGAATATCACCTACTAACAAAAAACAACCTCTCGGAAAAAAGTTATCGGCTGCTGACCAAGAGATTGTGGATTTCCAATGTTGCAGTACAGTATCTGTAACAGATGATTAACATTTAAtgccaaataaataaaataataaaactagaaGTGTCAAATAAACGTTCTTGTATTACAATCAACCCCCCCCCCCAATTTCCACTTCTCTACAGGACCTTTATTGTGCCTCTTTTAGACAAGAGGTGTTCAGATACACCTAATTACTTCTTTGTGAGAACACCATCCAGCCAACAGAGTTCCACAACCATCTATGTTGGCCAGATGAAATCCAAAACACCAACATAAGAAGTCTCTTTATAGTACTGCAACTGTAGCAAACCTTTGCAGAATCCATCATTCACAAATGGTAATACGATATCAGCATGACATTGCTATTCAACCATGGAGAACAAAAGTAAAGTGGAGGAGAATATTGTCTCAAAGAAAGTATAAATGAGATTGATTCTCCAAGTGTCCACTACAAAACTGTcaaggaattaaaaaaatatacctCTTCAAAGGGATGAGCATCTGGCTTAGTCTGTATCTCTTCTTGCAATTtctgaaaaaggtattaagaaaatataattaaagcACTATGCCATACATTTTACACTAAATACATCCAGCTTATATACAAGACTAAATCAGCAGCATTTACATAAAATTCTCTAAAAACGTAATGAAAACAGTCAATCAACATTAACACCAATGGCTAATTACCCAAAAGTCACCTTTTAATCCATTCTCCAATTATACTCGGATGTGAACACAAGCATGAGAATATATCTTTCaagaaataaattgtaaaaatacatCAAAGATGAAGCAGATTAGCAAACTACCTGTGCAAGGGTGACAATCTCACCACGGACAGCATACTCGCACTCTATGACCTGATGATAAAGAGAAAATTAGCCATAAGAAAAGACCGACCATAAAAAAAGTATGAAGGTCGCTCATACTAGAACGAGAATATTCTATATCCTAAACGAAAACACAGAAGTGTTAAGAAACTCGAATTCTCCACTTAATgccattacttttttttttcttaaaatcacaaaaattagcaAATCCATTTCTAATATGCAAATGGTGAGCTTTAACCAAATTGGCGTGCTAAATAGACACTATAAAGATTGATTTGAACTCAAAAGGAGTACATCAATTCAGTGCATGTACAAAAAATAGATCCCTGCTCATTGTAAAGCAACCATCATATTGCAtgcaagagaaagaaaaaaaaatgaaccaTTCCTTTGAAAGACAAATACTACAAAAGGAAGAGGAATTAAAGGATACTTGCACATCAATACTCAATAGAAAAGGAAACGAATAAACAAGCACAACATTAATGTCATCGTTTGAGTACAAAAAGATGGCTATAAGAAACCAGTGATTAGAAAGGGAAAACTCCCCTGACTCCTTAAGCAACTCGATTGCTGCCTCTTAGTTAACAGATACCAAAAAGAAAGAAGAGCTGAGAATGGGATAGGAATGAAACAAATACAAAGCCCGGTCTTCACGGTCAAAGATATAGACTTTTTGAAATAACATGATAAACAAAATATACAAAGCATAAAACCCAGATTCAGAAAcacgaaaagaagaaaaaaaaatcaatacccaacatcaatcaaatcaaacaaaagaaagaaagaaacccaGATTCAGAACCGctccaaaatgaaataaaaaaaaaggttaaaaagagAGTATACCTTGGGGTTAATAGTATTAAGAGAAACTGGATGAGCCATTgttgaagaggaagaagaagaagaagaaggggaaTCAGCAGCAGGAGAGGAGGATAAGAAACGATATGGAGAAGAGAGTATAGACCGTTCAAACTGATACTTTTGACGCGAACTTTCAATGAGGTTTCTAGCACTGCCAATCACAAATCTCCGCATATCTGTCTATTTATATAGACAAATCCACACTCGTCAACAAAATCAGAGACGAGGCAAAAAATGGTAGAGTTACTTTTTGGAAGTAGGGAAAGAGATATAGAGATTTTATGCTGTCCTTCTATGAGCAATTTGGGGCAACTTTTTTCGAAAGAATCGAAACTATAGTTAAACTTTCCGTTTCGCCCACGGTTTGAGAATTTTGATTCTCCCTGAGCCCAAGTAGCTCGTTCGAGTTGGcttatttttttaccatttacCAAATTTAATAAGAACTGATAGCACATGGTAAATTTGACTCTACTTAGAATTAAAGTAACGAAGGCTGATGTGATGATCTGTTTTATTGAGTTAGAATAAGAATGCAAGTCCAAGGCATTTATTTTATCCGGCCTAATCCTCAACTTCCCATTGTGAATCAGAAGAAATAATCCTTGAATTTGTGGTATGGAATATTGCAGAGCATCAATGTTATCAACACGACCAAAAACTGAGCAAGCTTTTCTTTGGTCCTTGCAGCCAATCTTTTTGACAAGTCCAATATCATTATTACAAATAGCTAGGAAATGCATTAATCATGTGGACGATGAACTAGAGATTTAAGGTtcgtttttatttttcctttttttattcaataaatGCAAAGACCTTTTACCCAAGTTGTAAAGCTCGTTACTCTTGACATGCCTAACATCTTAGCTTTGACAGATTAAAGAtataaaatggatgaaattgTTTTAGCCATAGTTGGAAACGGATTAGGATGTATTTATTTGCCAGATCCACATAAGAAGATAAactcttaattaaaaaaaacaaactaagGAATGAGATAAGAACAAAGTGAATAAACAACTAAATCTTTTTAGGACAATTCTATCTTTTGCTCATTCTTGAGAATTTATGATATGGTGTCCAAATGTTAATCTATTCAGCTTTAAAATCTTATCTGATGTCATAGCCTTCTTGTATAGATTACAAAGGAGGAAGGATTGTCAATGTTCGGATTGGGTTCCAGACACGCTGGATTCTAATTTTGCAGCTtcgatattaaataaatataagtaTCAATTAGCGTTGATGCATCTGTTTAAGGGAAATGCTTCTTTTTTCTTGGTCATGAATTAGGATGTATTAAGTTTGCTCTTTACCAGATGCATAATAAGATAAgtcttcatttatttaaaaaaaaacccttaataaAAGCATTATTTAAGAACACATtaaaaattagggtaaactatcaaaatagtcatttttgtttaactcaagttacattttagtcacttatgtttgaaatgttacattttagtcacttacgttaacgtgttgtagcattttagtcactgaactgttaattgtcgttaatagtgtaacggtaagctgatgtggcacgttaaatcatcattaaaaaaaataggttaaattatataattagtccccatatttttttcattttgagcaatttaatttttccttttatgttcttttaactttttttttctttatttttcattctcttatgcttctccctctgttttcctccttctccatctcttttaatgtagtttttctatattttctatttgttaaaactaaaggggaagaagaaaagaaaaataaaaataataattaaattgtttaaaaataaaagtatagggactagttttaataaatggaaaacataaaaaaactacgttaaaagagaCGGAGAATtgaggaaaacaaagggagaagcagaaaagaatgaaaaataaagagaacataaggaaaaaaagttaaaagagctaaaatttttgtttaaaatgatgatttaacgtgccagtcagcttaccgttacaccgttaacggcAATTAAAGGCTCagtaactaaaatattacaacacgttAACatgagtgactaaaacataacatttcaaatataaataattaaaatataatttaaaataaacaaaaatgagtattttaatagtttatcctATCAATTAACTACTTTCTCTAacgaaaatttattataatattgatTGGTTTGACAAAGTCATTCCACTCTCCATCCTACGTATGCACAATATGCCAATTGCATCTCAGAGAGGAATTTCATTCTATCACGTAGGTTTAACCTTCCACCTCATCCCCAAACTACAACCCTCATTTGGCTTTGCTCCCTTTTTCCACAAAGAAAGTTTACAGAGTGGGCATTGATTTTGcatttcggggacaaaaattttcATCATCCATGTTCACAGTTAAATATGAAAGTTGTTATTACTTGGTTCAGTACAATGAACAGAGGCTGCTAACTCAGCTAGCTCATCCATCCATGTATCCTTATCCCAAAATGCTTTGTTCAATCTTTATGGTTCAATATATTGCAAATTTATGGTATGTAAACCTCCTCTTCGTGTCATTTGagttatacatataatatatcgGTCTTACAGAGAAATTTTAATGTCAAAAAAAGGGTAAATAAAAACAACATCTTAATATTTGATCTTCGACCTTTTCACAACCCTACCCTTGAATCTATTATGAAAATCAGAAAGCTGGTTCATACGCTACAGTGGCAGCAGGCAGCCAATCTTGACCTTGTATAAAGTTAGCCACCGTGAACTTTCCAGCATCAGCTTCTGTGAGGGAGGACCTATAACCAGCCCATTTCACCCTTTGATCCACGGTTGATCCAGGTCCAGTGTTTTGATATTCTGCATAGAAAACTGTGCTGGGTGGATCAACATTAGTGACCCATTCTCTCCAGCCCACAGGGTTCAAGAACGCCCCAATGTTGGACTGCATAATAACAGTGGTGGAGAATTCTTTCCAGGGCCTGCCGAGGTAAGTATTGGCAGTAAGGTTGCCAAATGGAGTTATTGTACACTTCTGAATTGAGATGCCAGTGTTTTGGTTAGGGTCTTTTTTGCCTTGAGCTGTGATGGTGTTGAACTGGTTAGGCAAAGGCTGCCTGGGCTGGATGTTGCAGTTTTGGAAGACAACAGCTGCATTCCCAAAAATGAAGTCAATTGTACCCAAAATGTCACATTCTCTATAAAACTGACGATTGGAATGAGCATAGAGAGTGTCCTGGTAGGCATCGAATGCACAGCTGTAGAATACCGAGCGGTCGGAACCGGACCGCATAGCCACTGCTTGGTGCTTCGCTGCACCTGCTGTGTTTTCGAACTTTATATCCTTTGCAATGAATCCCCTTCCTGCCACAGCTGGTGATTCACACAAGAGCTATCATATTCTTCATTCATCTAATTAAAAGCAAGCTATTCAAAACCTTTTTCAGGCTTCCAATGACATCATTTAAAGTGAGCAATTGGCTATCAAAATAAGACAAATTGATCAGTTTAGATCTTCTATCTAATGGATGGGACTTGAGGGGAGCATTGAAGAAAAATTAACATTAGGTACACCAATACCCTAGTCAATTATCTTTAAATACACCAAGACCTAGTCATATGGTAGAATGTATCAGTTgcaggccttttaaattatttagaTCACTGGGACCACATGGCCAGATCTTTGTAAATCACAGTCCAGACAGGCACATGGTGGTGTGAAACCAACTTTAAAGTGGGAAAAGCAGAATTTTTTTGGGAAGTGTAACCCAACAATTCCACATGATAACACGCAAGCACaatgtgtgtgtgtatgtgtgtgtttTGAATCTTATTCATAATCTACCACACAGTCTGCTGATTTAAGCTTCATCATGGTTTATAAAGTTTAAGAAATTGAGGGTTTGCTTTTGGATATCGATTAATGTCTTTCAAGGACAATAAAGATGATCAAATCTAATTGAAACTAAGGATCTAAATAGTATCATGGTAAATGAAGATTGAAAAATTACTTACTGAAAGTTGCTGTATCAAAGGTGGCAGTTCCATCAACAAAGTTGCGGCTACCGGAAATTGTAGTCTTAGTTTTGCCATCTCCGTAAATCATGACATTCCACTTGTGTTTATCGAGATTCACATTCTCAACATACTTGCCTTCCTTCACATAGATCACGAATCTCGATTGGTTCTTCTTTCCCACCAATTGCACCGCCTCGTTAATCGTCTTGAAATGGCCGGAACCGTCTTTAGCCACAATTACATTTGGGGTAGGCTTGGACTCCTGCAACAGTCTCCTTTCAGTGGGACTAACCCAAGCTGGGAACTCTGAAGGTGCAGCTTTTTGGAACCCAAGCAACCTCCGGTGAATCGGGATACGGAAATTGGTCAACAAACCCAAGAATTTAGCAGCGATGGCCAAACTGTTGCTGGCATACTCACTTGAGTTCTGCATGGCCGCTTTCAGTTCTTCGAACAGTGTGGCGTTGAAGTTCTTTGTGGTGTTCAGTTCCTCCAGGGCGTCTAAACATGTTTCTTGATCAGTTATGACTGTGCTTAACCATGTCTTCAAGTCATCGATCTTGGAATCCGACAACAAGCTCTCTACTTCCCCAACTTCGAGGGAAGTTGCCGAGTCATTGAGTCGATCCAACGCGTCATCAAACACGGTTCCACATACATCTAGAGCGTGTTTCACTTGGCTGTTATTGGTTTCAGCTTGTAACTTCTTGGGATACTGTGACAACCCAGAGAGCTCGTCGATAGCTACTTTCAAAGACAGCTTGAAGAGGATCTTTGGGTCATTTGCGTTCGACGATGCAATAGAGGATATGCTGGAGAAGCAGGAAGATGGGTACTGAGTCACTTCGCAAACCGCCTTCAATGAAGCTGCTGGAGTAAGCTCGGTTGGGGATGCAGTATCGGGAGACGAGTTGTTTCTCTTATGTATCAAAGTCCCCGCAACTGCGCCAATGATAACAGCTAACAGCACGATAATGGAGATGACGAGGATGATGAGACGCCTTCGTGTCTTTCGCTTGAAAGCTCGTTCTTCAGCCTCGTCTACTTTGCCATAGCCCTTGAAAGACTTGATTGAATCCATTGCCCAACGAGATGAAAAGATAGGACCTCTCTTCGATGCTTCTTTGTTAAAATATGACAATTATACTCGATCAAATGGGAAGAGTACTAATGATCTTTATTTAAAtagattgttttattttattatacaatCAACATCATTATTTTCCTTCCGCCATAATTACACATCTGGCATTTAAATTGCTTCTGCCATAATTACacatcaagtttaccatttcttGACGTAAATTGTTTAtcaaatatatttcatttttatagaGATTCAACTTTCAATCTCATACTGTACATCATACTTTGTAATTTTAGTCTTAATATTTAAAGTTGCAAGTATCCCATTTTTTTTTAATCATCAAAACTGTTGGCAGTTGTCATCTTATTACCAACATGTTACTTTGATTCATCATTTTGGAGGGAGATATGAGGTggaaaatgtaattaaaactgTAGTACAAATTTTggaatttgttaattaaattcaCTTTTGTATCTGTACTctttttgtgtattttggtacTTAAATCTAGTAACATAATATGACCAATATTACTAGAATAGGATCAAATCAATCAATTGGATGGAGAATTGATTGATATAATAGTTCGAACAAAGAGGTTGAATTGATTAAATcggaaaatgtttgaaattgataaaataaaaataaaaattggtacAAAAACCGGCAATTGAACAAgcgatttaataatttttatgaaattttaattaattatttaattattattgatctAGTAGTCGAATTGGTCACACCGGTTGAATCAGGAATGGGTGGTCTAGCTGTTATAACCACCGGTCCGATTATTAAGACACTAGATGTGATCTTCTAAAATTGTACCATATGATCAcctgaaaatttatatatattttttatttttaaggaaTTATGTGACACGTTCTTAAAATGtgcatctttaaattttttatatttttcaagtcaTGCAATCAAAGTAAACCTCTTTACCAAATTTAAGAGCCAAAAATCAAATTAcccttgaaaaaaaaatatacttaaacttgaaaagtatgaataaattgATTCCTTTTTTAATACTTAATAGATACTTTTAAAATATGTGGATGTGAAGTTAAAAagtgaaagaaattttaaatcaatttaaagacaATATCTACTACTCAAATACTTTAATCATGAGGTAACAGCCCCTCTTTCCTGCTCAAAAGATTTCTTACAAGTTTTGATTAACCCTAACAAAATCCCATTAGAAAAGGACAGAAACTTGATATGCAAGGAAGCTTCAGCTGCAAATGTAATGTGAACCTCTAATTAGTCAGCCCCCATAATCACCACTTGGAGCATGTGAACTCTCATTATTTTTGTTGGATCA
The genomic region above belongs to Gossypium hirsutum isolate 1008001.06 chromosome D05, Gossypium_hirsutum_v2.1, whole genome shotgun sequence and contains:
- the LOC107906032 gene encoding pectinesterase 3; amino-acid sequence: MDSIKSFKGYGKVDEAEERAFKRKTRRRLIILVISIIVLLAVIIGAVAGTLIHKRNNSSPDTASPTELTPAASLKAVCEVTQYPSSCFSSISSIASSNANDPKILFKLSLKVAIDELSGLSQYPKKLQAETNNSQVKHALDVCGTVFDDALDRLNDSATSLEVGEVESLLSDSKIDDLKTWLSTVITDQETCLDALEELNTTKNFNATLFEELKAAMQNSSEYASNSLAIAAKFLGLLTNFRIPIHRRLLGFQKAAPSEFPAWVSPTERRLLQESKPTPNVIVAKDGSGHFKTINEAVQLVGKKNQSRFVIYVKEGKYVENVNLDKHKWNVMIYGDGKTKTTISGSRNFVDGTATFDTATFTVAGRGFIAKDIKFENTAGAAKHQAVAMRSGSDRSVFYSCAFDAYQDTLYAHSNRQFYRECDILGTIDFIFGNAAVVFQNCNIQPRQPLPNQFNTITAQGKKDPNQNTGISIQKCTITPFGNLTANTYLGRPWKEFSTTVIMQSNIGAFLNPVGWREWVTNVDPPSTVFYAEYQNTGPGSTVDQRVKWAGYRSSLTEADAGKFTVANFIQGQDWLPAATVAYEPAF
- the LOC107906033 gene encoding alanine aminotransferase 2, mitochondrial translates to MRRFVIGSARNLIESSRQKYQFERSILSSPYRFLSSSPAADSPSSSSSSSSTMAHPVSLNTINPKVIECEYAVRGEIVTLAQKLQEEIQTKPDAHPFEEILYCNIGNPQSLGQQPITFFREVLALCDHPAILDKSETQGLFSADSIERAWQILDQIPGRATGAYSHSQGIKGLRDTIAAGIEARDGFPADPNDIFLTDGASPAVHMMMQLLIRSEKDGILCPIPQYPLYSASIALHGGTLVPYYLDEATGWGLEVSELKKQLETSRSKGITVRALVVINPGNPTGQVLAEENQKAIVEFCKQEGLVLLADEVYQENVYVPEKKFHSFKKVSRSMGYGEKDIALVSFQSVSKGYYGECGKRGGYMEVTGFGADVREQIYKVASVNLCSNISGQILASLVMSPPKVGDESYESYSAERDGILSSLARRAKTLEDAFNKLEGVTCNKAEGAMYLFPRIDLPEKAIKAAEAAKKAPDAYYCQRLLAATGIVFVPGSGFGQVPGTWHFRCTILPQEEKIPAIVTRLTDFHKSFMDEFRG